The Nocardia arthritidis genome has a window encoding:
- a CDS encoding acyltransferase family protein: protein MRATAKPAILRLDSLTGLRFPAALAVFAFHTALPELPLLRDAALQGDYYRAVSQAGGAGVTFFFVLSGFVIAWSARETDSPPAFWRRRFVKILPLYYITCALAVFVMHLHDFSLRKTVLYLAMLQVWVPDYPLNFAVNAPGWSLAAEGFFYLVFPALMLGLVRLHRRGLWIALAATLFVELAIPAVSGLLPMGGQRLTNEPAVSGVQYWFDYVFPPTRIPDFLVGMILARLVRFHQFPRIRFRLAIPTLIVGYLLALNIPVLYGQRVALIVPCALLITAAAQCDLAGAPSVLRARIPVLLGEISFAFYLIHFSVLHFLNVYLLHGPSDSPQAIAVYFLLALAITLPLSWLAFTWIELPLVRAWGGRTVRGFRGVETVSPATEHVGVR, encoded by the coding sequence ATGAGGGCAACCGCGAAACCCGCCATCCTGCGCCTGGATTCGCTGACCGGCCTGCGCTTCCCCGCCGCGCTGGCGGTCTTCGCATTCCATACCGCGCTACCGGAGCTGCCGCTGCTACGGGATGCCGCCCTACAGGGCGACTATTACCGCGCGGTGAGCCAGGCCGGTGGTGCGGGCGTCACCTTCTTCTTCGTGCTGAGCGGGTTCGTCATCGCCTGGTCGGCCCGCGAAACCGATTCGCCCCCGGCCTTCTGGCGGCGGCGGTTCGTGAAAATCTTGCCGCTGTACTACATCACGTGCGCGCTGGCGGTGTTCGTGATGCACCTGCACGACTTCTCGTTGCGGAAAACCGTGCTGTACCTGGCGATGTTGCAGGTGTGGGTGCCGGACTACCCGCTGAACTTCGCGGTGAACGCCCCCGGCTGGTCACTGGCGGCGGAGGGATTCTTCTATCTCGTATTCCCTGCGCTGATGCTCGGGCTGGTCAGGCTGCACCGGCGCGGGCTGTGGATCGCGCTGGCGGCAACCCTTTTCGTCGAGTTGGCGATACCGGCGGTCAGCGGGCTACTGCCGATGGGCGGCCAGCGGCTCACCAACGAGCCCGCCGTCTCCGGAGTCCAGTACTGGTTCGATTACGTCTTCCCGCCCACCCGGATTCCGGACTTCCTGGTGGGCATGATCCTGGCCAGGCTGGTGCGTTTCCATCAGTTCCCGCGCATCCGGTTCCGGCTCGCGATCCCGACGCTGATCGTGGGATACCTTCTCGCACTGAATATTCCGGTGCTCTACGGCCAGCGCGTCGCCCTGATCGTGCCGTGCGCATTGCTGATCACCGCCGCGGCGCAGTGCGATCTGGCCGGTGCGCCCAGCGTGCTGCGCGCCCGGATTCCGGTGCTGCTCGGCGAGATCTCGTTCGCGTTCTATCTGATCCACTTCAGCGTGCTGCACTTCCTGAACGTGTACCTGCTGCACGGCCCCAGCGACTCACCGCAGGCCATCGCCGTCTATTTCCTGCTGGCACTGGCGATCACGCTGCCACTGTCCTGGCTGGCCTTCACCTGGATCGAGCTGCCGCTGGTGCGGGCCTGGGGCGGCCGGACGGTCCGCGGCTTCCGCGGTGTCGAAACCGTCTCGCCCGCAACCGAACACGTAGGAGTGCGATGA
- a CDS encoding TIM barrel protein — MTALALPQWRLDTDRGIAILRALRHGIARVHLDFGGAHRGPRLDDPRTLRETARAMAGVEVPVLAVNHVNDVGMFGGSGDFAPHCLRLVERAIQVAAELGIPTVHIPNFRASAVTDAAKLRIAAEFLAAAATYARRFGIGVASESGLGAADLALLYRLTGARELTIVVDTGNLVDAGHAIPEMFALAETVCLHSDIHVKAPTAPGAPPLSELIAHQLLPHHRPVAVLLENDYRASESALIRDIAWARAAFRARSGGSAAS, encoded by the coding sequence ATGACCGCGCTGGCGCTGCCGCAGTGGCGGCTCGACACCGACCGCGGTATCGCCATCCTGCGCGCCCTGCGGCACGGCATCGCCCGCGTACACCTCGATTTCGGTGGTGCGCATCGCGGCCCGCGCTTGGACGATCCACGGACGCTGCGGGAGACGGCGCGGGCCATGGCCGGTGTCGAGGTCCCGGTGCTCGCGGTGAATCATGTCAACGATGTCGGAATGTTCGGCGGCTCCGGTGATTTCGCCCCACACTGCCTCCGGCTGGTCGAGAGGGCGATTCAGGTCGCAGCCGAGCTCGGCATCCCTACCGTGCATATACCCAATTTCCGGGCGAGTGCCGTCACCGACGCCGCGAAGCTGCGGATCGCGGCCGAATTCCTCGCGGCGGCCGCGACGTATGCGCGGCGGTTCGGCATCGGCGTCGCCTCCGAATCCGGCCTCGGCGCAGCCGATCTGGCGCTGCTGTATCGGCTGACCGGCGCACGGGAGCTGACCATCGTGGTGGATACCGGCAATCTCGTCGACGCCGGACATGCCATCCCCGAGATGTTCGCACTCGCCGAAACGGTGTGCCTGCACTCCGACATCCACGTGAAGGCGCCGACCGCGCCGGGCGCACCACCGCTGAGCGAATTGATCGCCCACCAACTCCTCCCTCATCACCGGCCCGTCGCCGTGCTTCTCGAAAACGACTACCGCGCAAGCGAATCCGCCCTCATCAGGGATATCGCCTGGGCCCGCGCGGCATTCCGCGCCCGATCCGGAGGGAGCGCCGCCTCATGA
- a CDS encoding alcohol dehydrogenase catalytic domain-containing protein, translating into MTHLALVRDGEDGIAVRQRPTPRPGPGELLLEPLVAGICGTDLQILARLRSDPAPVLGHEGIARVLATGPGTTGPAPGAVVIVNPTHPHDDSFLLGHNVDGLWAERTLIPAAAVTGGLVLTLPAYPSGALPALIEPLASVLYSYDITGAVLGAAPRTLVIWGDGIIGHLAAHFWRRRHPETTIVQIHHTDRGLRWSDRHGSADIALRHDDPGLPRALSRAAGPVAGLLATPRTATVPALVTLDATIRAELFVDVHGGLAPGRIATNAGALDIARIRAYNCGGEPNPPRAERFARPFAAPLTVFGHRGVANSHLAAAAAELDADPAGYGPLVTHETDLATAAELLTAILRGERAFRGERVIKAAVTIGAAA; encoded by the coding sequence GTGACGCATCTAGCGTTGGTACGCGACGGGGAGGACGGCATCGCGGTGCGGCAACGGCCGACTCCCCGGCCCGGCCCCGGCGAACTGCTGCTCGAACCGCTGGTCGCCGGGATCTGCGGCACGGACCTACAGATACTGGCCCGCCTGCGCAGCGATCCCGCGCCCGTGCTCGGGCACGAGGGCATCGCGCGGGTGCTCGCCACCGGGCCCGGCACGACCGGACCCGCTCCCGGCGCCGTCGTCATCGTGAATCCGACTCATCCGCACGATGATTCGTTCCTGCTCGGCCACAATGTCGACGGGCTGTGGGCCGAGCGGACGCTCATCCCCGCGGCGGCGGTCACCGGCGGACTGGTGCTCACGCTGCCCGCATATCCGTCCGGGGCGCTGCCCGCCTTGATCGAACCGCTCGCCTCGGTGCTGTACAGCTACGACATCACCGGCGCGGTGCTCGGTGCGGCGCCACGGACGCTGGTGATCTGGGGCGACGGCATCATCGGTCACCTCGCGGCGCACTTCTGGCGGCGCAGGCATCCCGAAACCACCATCGTGCAGATCCACCACACCGATCGCGGGCTGCGCTGGTCCGATCGGCACGGTAGCGCGGATATCGCACTGCGCCACGATGATCCGGGCCTGCCACGCGCGCTGAGCCGGGCGGCGGGCCCGGTGGCCGGGCTGCTGGCGACGCCGCGCACCGCGACGGTGCCCGCACTCGTCACGCTCGACGCCACTATCCGCGCCGAACTGTTCGTCGACGTGCACGGCGGTCTGGCGCCGGGCCGCATCGCGACGAACGCGGGCGCACTCGACATCGCCAGGATTCGCGCATACAACTGCGGTGGCGAGCCGAATCCGCCACGGGCCGAACGCTTCGCGCGACCGTTCGCCGCACCGCTCACGGTGTTCGGCCACCGCGGCGTCGCCAATTCGCACCTCGCGGCGGCGGCCGCCGAACTCGACGCCGATCCAGCGGGCTACGGCCCGCTCGTCACACATGAGACGGATCTGGCGACGGCGGCCGAACTGCTCACCGCGATTCTGCGGGGCGAGCGCGCTTTTCGCGGTGAACGGGTGATCAAGGCGGCCGTCACGATCGGCGCGGCCGCATGA
- a CDS encoding ROK family protein → MVTEQRVRGRNATYLIDLGGTWLRLTDATGPSPVVTCLPAPSLLRRPDRTVAELRRELVELLCARTPSDAVVAMSCGAAMDETRGIVYGSAPLWGAARDQFRLVDALTERRPDVRWYLVNDLTAGLADFARFAPSTARLIGYLTVSSGIAYRCADFARRTIPVDEWGLQGEVGHLTAPLSDELHPAPRCGCGASGHIGAIASGPGIQQVAATVGLDCGPDFTAGFTERLAARDRLALRVLRVAVAPIAEFLRGLWYTTPQLDLVGLGGGVVENLREFYRAELFRLLAERRSYADRGRDEEWLTRHVKLCAPGEIDSMRGAARMLRGELAVAR, encoded by the coding sequence ATGGTGACTGAGCAGCGCGTCCGAGGCCGCAACGCCACCTACCTGATCGACCTCGGCGGAACCTGGCTGCGCCTCACCGACGCGACCGGCCCGAGCCCCGTCGTCACCTGTCTCCCGGCGCCGAGCCTGCTGCGCCGACCGGACCGCACGGTGGCCGAGCTGCGCCGTGAGCTCGTCGAACTCCTTTGCGCCCGAACACCTTCCGATGCGGTCGTGGCCATGTCGTGCGGTGCGGCGATGGACGAGACCCGCGGCATCGTCTACGGTTCCGCACCGCTGTGGGGTGCGGCCCGAGATCAGTTCCGGCTGGTCGACGCGCTCACCGAGCGCCGTCCCGACGTCCGGTGGTATCTCGTGAACGACCTCACCGCGGGCCTCGCCGATTTCGCGCGCTTCGCCCCGTCCACCGCACGGCTGATCGGATATCTCACCGTCAGCAGCGGAATCGCCTACCGCTGTGCCGATTTCGCCCGCCGCACGATCCCGGTGGACGAATGGGGGTTGCAGGGCGAGGTCGGTCATTTGACCGCGCCGCTCTCGGACGAGCTGCACCCGGCCCCGCGCTGCGGCTGCGGCGCCAGCGGACATATCGGCGCGATCGCATCCGGGCCTGGAATCCAGCAGGTGGCCGCCACCGTCGGGCTCGACTGCGGCCCGGATTTCACCGCGGGCTTCACCGAGCGGCTCGCGGCCCGGGATCGGCTGGCGCTGCGCGTGTTACGCGTCGCGGTCGCGCCGATCGCCGAATTCTTGCGCGGATTGTGGTACACCACACCGCAATTGGATCTGGTCGGACTCGGCGGCGGCGTGGTGGAGAACCTGCGCGAGTTCTATCGAGCCGAACTGTTCCGGCTGCTCGCCGAGCGCCGGTCCTATGCCGACCGCGGGCGTGACGAGGAGTGGCTGACCCGTCACGTAAAGCTCTGTGCCCCCGGCGAAATCGACAGCATGCGCGGCGCGGCCCGGATGCTGCGCGGCGAATTGGCGGTGGCCCGGTGA
- a CDS encoding HAD-IA family hydrolase has translation MTPRQMVELRATRLLFDMDGTLVDSSALVEQTWTDFAAKHRLRADEVIAFAHGRPTRATVHEFLGDHELAAAETARLVAYEETETTGLRQVPGARELLRRLPSHLWAVVTSASRTLAVNRMTAAGVPLPDILISADDITAGKPDPQGYLMAARRLGVEIGECAVFEDSVAGVRAGIASGATTVVVGAITEFDGTLTRIADFADVALDLTGDAVRIAVPDGD, from the coding sequence ATGACGCCCCGGCAAATGGTCGAACTGCGGGCGACCCGGCTGCTGTTCGACATGGATGGCACGCTGGTGGATTCCAGTGCGCTCGTCGAACAGACCTGGACCGATTTCGCGGCGAAACACCGTCTGCGGGCCGATGAGGTCATCGCCTTCGCACACGGCAGGCCGACCCGCGCCACCGTGCACGAATTCCTCGGCGACCATGAATTGGCCGCGGCGGAGACGGCCCGCCTCGTCGCGTACGAGGAGACCGAGACCACCGGTCTGCGGCAGGTGCCGGGCGCGCGGGAGCTGTTGCGGCGCTTGCCATCTCACCTCTGGGCGGTGGTCACCTCGGCCAGCCGGACGCTCGCGGTGAACCGGATGACGGCCGCGGGCGTCCCGCTGCCCGATATCCTCATCAGCGCCGACGACATCACCGCGGGCAAACCCGACCCGCAGGGTTACCTCATGGCGGCCCGCAGGCTCGGCGTCGAGATCGGCGAGTGCGCCGTATTCGAGGATTCGGTGGCCGGCGTGCGAGCCGGAATCGCCAGCGGCGCGACAACTGTCGTCGTCGGCGCGATCACCGAATTCGACGGCACGCTGACCAGAATCGCGGATTTCGCCGATGTGGCGCTCGACCTCACCGGCGACGCCGTGCGGATAGCGGTCCCGGATGGTGACTGA
- a CDS encoding SDR family NAD(P)-dependent oxidoreductase, which translates to MAKALVVGGSTGIGRGIADAWAALGHEVTVYSRSEPVGDGAAELRWEQLDFRDPAQARKVLTTTVPARVELVCYSAIYYTLRRENFLDVGEEDWRDQLDINVHGLWLTLQATIPALRAAKPGVFLSVSSEVVYNAGPARSGYAATKAAAASLIGSVAQEEDADVIRFAQVMPAGMVESPGIRARRAPDFDYSGYMQPADFGPFATDLARAKGAGFARDVFIVEKGGGWQSITDGLPVSQSRPLGVAG; encoded by the coding sequence ATGGCAAAGGCATTGGTCGTCGGCGGTTCCACCGGAATCGGCCGTGGTATCGCCGACGCGTGGGCCGCGCTCGGCCACGAGGTGACCGTTTACAGCCGATCCGAACCGGTCGGCGACGGCGCCGCGGAATTGCGCTGGGAGCAGCTCGATTTCCGGGATCCGGCGCAGGCGCGCAAGGTGCTCACGACAACGGTGCCGGCGCGGGTCGAGCTGGTGTGTTATTCGGCGATCTATTACACGCTGCGGCGGGAGAATTTCCTCGACGTCGGCGAGGAGGATTGGCGCGACCAGCTCGATATCAATGTGCACGGGCTGTGGCTCACCCTGCAGGCCACCATTCCGGCGCTGCGCGCGGCGAAACCCGGCGTATTCCTCTCGGTCTCGTCCGAGGTGGTCTACAACGCGGGTCCGGCCCGCTCCGGTTACGCCGCGACCAAGGCCGCCGCCGCCTCGCTGATCGGTTCCGTCGCACAGGAAGAGGACGCCGACGTCATTCGGTTCGCCCAGGTCATGCCCGCAGGGATGGTGGAATCGCCGGGAATCCGGGCCCGCCGGGCGCCCGATTTCGACTACAGCGGCTATATGCAGCCCGCCGACTTCGGCCCGTTCGCAACCGATCTGGCCCGCGCGAAGGGCGCCGGATTCGCCCGTGACGTGTTCATCGTCGAAAAGGGCGGCGGCTGGCAATCGATCACCGACGGCCTGCCGGTATCCCAATCGCGCCCGCTGGGTGTCGCCGGATGA
- a CDS encoding sedoheptulose 7-phosphate cyclase, which yields MMQNLVSSKHGLVCSKTTDLSWTVEAVKQIEYQVRIADDLFGPGNDTALFGLPGRQMSPGDRRLVVIDTNVAAIHGDRIRNFFEANGIETQIVPVTADETVKRWDSVTAVVDAMNDFRIDRRREPVVAIGGGVLTDVVGFAASIFRRGTPYIRIPTTLIGLVDAGVGVKTGINYKLGKNRLGTYQHADVTLLDRTFLRTLQRRHISNGLGEILKMALIKSRELFELLENSGRDVLADHFQGSTPELDRAARTIIAESIHLMLEELQPNLWEATLERCVDYGHTFSPTIEMHALPELLHGEAVSIDMALTTAIGMRRGYITEADAARVFRVMRALELPLWNEVLARPGILDAALEDTVRHRDGQQRLPLPVGIGHHLFVNDLTPQELHAGLEYLATVEVRFPAHFDDSARTAG from the coding sequence ATGATGCAAAATCTCGTCAGCTCCAAGCATGGCTTGGTCTGTTCCAAAACCACCGATCTGAGCTGGACCGTGGAGGCGGTCAAGCAAATCGAATACCAGGTGCGAATCGCCGACGATTTGTTCGGGCCGGGTAACGACACCGCACTGTTCGGCCTACCGGGACGGCAAATGTCACCCGGTGACCGCCGCCTGGTCGTCATCGATACGAACGTCGCGGCCATACACGGTGACCGCATCCGGAACTTCTTCGAGGCCAACGGTATCGAAACACAGATCGTCCCCGTCACCGCGGACGAGACGGTCAAGCGCTGGGATTCGGTGACCGCCGTCGTCGACGCGATGAACGATTTCCGCATCGACCGCCGCCGCGAACCCGTCGTCGCCATCGGCGGCGGTGTGCTCACCGATGTCGTCGGATTCGCGGCCAGCATATTCCGCCGCGGCACACCCTATATCCGGATACCGACCACACTGATCGGCCTGGTCGACGCCGGCGTCGGCGTGAAAACCGGCATCAATTACAAACTCGGCAAGAACCGGCTCGGCACCTATCAGCACGCCGATGTCACGCTACTCGACCGGACTTTCCTGCGCACACTGCAACGAAGACATATCAGCAATGGCCTCGGCGAAATACTCAAAATGGCGCTGATAAAGTCCCGCGAACTCTTCGAACTGCTGGAGAACTCGGGCCGCGACGTGCTCGCCGACCATTTCCAGGGCAGCACCCCGGAATTGGACCGGGCGGCGCGCACCATTATCGCCGAATCCATCCACCTGATGCTGGAGGAATTGCAGCCGAATCTCTGGGAGGCGACGCTGGAGCGCTGTGTCGATTACGGGCACACCTTCAGTCCGACCATCGAGATGCATGCACTGCCCGAGCTGCTGCACGGCGAGGCAGTCTCCATCGATATGGCGCTGACCACCGCGATCGGCATGCGGCGCGGCTACATCACCGAGGCCGACGCGGCCCGGGTGTTCCGGGTGATGCGCGCGCTGGAACTGCCGCTGTGGAACGAGGTGCTGGCCCGGCCCGGCATTCTCGACGCCGCGCTGGAGGACACCGTCCGGCACCGGGACGGTCAGCAGCGCCTGCCGCTGCCGGTCGGCATCGGCCACCACCTGTTCGTCAACGACCTGACACCGCAGGAATTGCACGCCGGATTGGAGTATCTGGCCACCGTCGAGGTCCGCTTCCCGGCGCACTTCGACGATTCCGCGCGCACCGCGGGCTGA
- a CDS encoding NAD(P)/FAD-dependent oxidoreductase: MIDVLIAGGGIIGCATAVQLLRAEPSLRVLVVEPDPSYRHAATPRASGGVRQLFSLPEHIALTQYTLTVVADWREFVGAGAPELHWRPNGYLFIAGPDHADRLAAAHARQLDNGVRADWLTPAGLAARFPALEIRDLAGAVHSPDDGWLDPWAMLSGLRAAAQRLGAEFQRERVCDFIVRDGVVRAARLVSGPRAAEVFIDAAGCWAAELAAGVGMPVPVEPMRRWEHQIETPVDLSDLPFVKDPAGLAVRPQGDGLSTGLVDFAQFGDDGGRGYFQRVVWPALAHRLPALDRLRLRATTTGHYDQNRLDGSMILGANPRGPANFLLACGFSGHGLMHALGVGRALTELVRHGEFRTLDLSRFGYQRVLDNRPYAETSIR, encoded by the coding sequence ATGATCGACGTCCTCATCGCAGGCGGCGGAATTATCGGCTGCGCCACCGCGGTTCAGCTACTGCGCGCCGAGCCGAGCCTGCGGGTGCTGGTGGTCGAGCCGGATCCGAGCTATCGGCACGCGGCAACGCCCCGCGCGTCCGGCGGTGTGCGGCAGCTGTTTTCGCTGCCGGAGCATATCGCGCTCACGCAATACACCCTGACGGTCGTCGCCGACTGGCGCGAATTCGTCGGGGCCGGCGCGCCCGAATTGCATTGGCGACCGAACGGATATCTCTTCATCGCCGGACCGGACCACGCCGACCGGCTGGCGGCGGCGCATGCGCGGCAACTCGACAATGGTGTGCGCGCCGATTGGCTGACGCCCGCCGGACTCGCCGCGCGATTCCCGGCGCTGGAGATCCGGGATCTCGCCGGGGCGGTCCACTCCCCCGATGACGGCTGGCTCGATCCGTGGGCCATGCTGTCCGGTCTGCGTGCCGCCGCACAGCGGCTCGGCGCCGAATTCCAGCGAGAGCGGGTGTGCGACTTCATTGTTCGCGACGGTGTCGTCCGCGCGGCTCGACTGGTCTCCGGCCCGCGCGCGGCCGAGGTCTTCATCGACGCGGCCGGTTGCTGGGCGGCCGAACTCGCGGCGGGAGTCGGCATGCCGGTGCCGGTCGAGCCGATGCGCCGGTGGGAGCACCAGATCGAAACGCCCGTCGACCTTTCGGACCTGCCGTTCGTGAAAGACCCTGCCGGGCTGGCTGTTCGGCCACAGGGTGACGGATTGTCCACCGGGTTGGTCGATTTCGCACAATTCGGCGACGATGGCGGCCGCGGCTATTTCCAGCGCGTCGTCTGGCCCGCGCTGGCCCACCGATTGCCCGCACTGGACCGGCTGCGCCTGCGCGCCACCACCACGGGCCACTACGATCAGAATCGGTTGGACGGCAGCATGATTCTCGGCGCGAATCCGCGTGGACCGGCGAATTTCCTACTGGCATGCGGCTTTTCGGGCCACGGCCTGATGCATGCGCTCGGCGTCGGGCGGGCGCTGACCGAACTGGTCCGCCACGGCGAGTTCCGCACGCTGGATCTGAGTCGTTTCGGCTACCAGCGGGTGCTCGACAACCGGCCGTACGCCGAGACCTCGATCCGCTGA
- a CDS encoding FadR/GntR family transcriptional regulator, giving the protein MDADLFDKVPSERRYESVVRQVLALIAAGELAPGARLPAERDLAERLGVSRNVLREAIRVLEMRGIVRSRAGGGRHLRADNLAAALPTEGVILRLEESVIADILEARELLETQVVRLAATRAGEQARQAVLAACAGSDGDWSENVRFHLAVAAATGNFMLERMMRLQLDLLAGARPREHYPSPETAPALLAEHRAIAEAIAAGDPDAAEAALRHHLAHTRAATNTAAR; this is encoded by the coding sequence ATGGACGCGGACCTGTTCGACAAAGTTCCGAGCGAGCGGCGCTACGAATCGGTGGTCCGGCAAGTGCTGGCGCTCATCGCCGCCGGTGAGCTGGCGCCGGGCGCGCGCCTGCCCGCCGAGCGCGACCTCGCCGAGCGGCTCGGGGTGAGCCGGAACGTGCTCCGCGAGGCGATCCGGGTGCTGGAGATGCGCGGCATCGTGCGGTCGCGCGCGGGCGGCGGCCGCCACCTGCGTGCCGACAATCTCGCCGCGGCCCTACCTACCGAAGGGGTGATCCTGCGGCTGGAGGAGTCGGTGATCGCCGACATCCTCGAGGCCCGAGAACTGTTGGAAACACAGGTCGTCCGGCTCGCTGCCACCCGCGCCGGCGAGCAGGCGCGGCAGGCGGTGCTCGCCGCGTGCGCGGGCTCCGACGGCGACTGGTCGGAGAACGTGCGCTTCCACCTCGCGGTCGCGGCCGCCACCGGCAACTTCATGCTGGAAAGGATGATGCGGCTGCAACTGGATCTGCTCGCCGGGGCGCGGCCGCGCGAACACTATCCGTCGCCCGAGACCGCACCCGCGCTGCTCGCGGAACATCGCGCCATCGCCGAGGCGATCGCGGCGGGCGATCCCGATGCCGCCGAGGCCGCGCTGCGCCACCACCTCGCGCACACCAGGGCCGCGACGAATACGGCGGCACGATGA
- a CDS encoding DUF885 family protein encodes MIEPLAPDLLALHRDFWRWRALTAPDTYDDLFRFDRPPGWRPDWSADAIAERRGALAEFVARHRNLSAPRSVAAEVDQRLVGCALARARWELDTLRGWQRNPYFYVEQAIGPLYALLLVRDSFDAARADQIIILLEQIPRTLADARVNLQGTAAAPFTRYAVRMLGPVEDRMTACAKALAAAFPAERVPRLSAAAAAATEALVAYRDWLTETPPDGTEATAVGAAALASLLYTVALLPYSIPRLRDMAAQEWHRVVATETILRHRHRDLPDDPLFPDAAAQVAGEYRDELAVRDHYTGHDLLTQPETLRHYRFQEMPDYLAPLTWLGVCHDPASQARMDADAVRYISDPAPDLPYFEAAKARDPRTAIAHEGVHAQQLALSWRHPDPIRRTPFDSVPNEGIANYNEELFLLSGLFDDRPHSALFHVNSMRLRALRVEIDIDLAVGAITVDEAADRLARRVPLDSATAWQEAVFFASNPGQGLSYQAGRWQILELLSDCSRRPEFDIHAFHDRLWREGNVPIALQRLELLGSRDHLNAADRLAASGTEA; translated from the coding sequence ATGATCGAACCCCTCGCCCCGGACCTCCTCGCCCTGCACCGCGACTTCTGGCGTTGGCGGGCGCTGACCGCGCCGGACACCTACGACGATCTGTTCCGCTTCGACCGTCCGCCGGGCTGGCGGCCGGACTGGTCGGCGGACGCGATCGCCGAGCGACGCGGCGCACTCGCCGAATTCGTTGCGCGGCACCGGAACCTATCCGCCCCGCGGTCGGTCGCGGCGGAGGTGGACCAGCGCCTGGTCGGTTGTGCGCTGGCTCGGGCCCGGTGGGAACTCGATACGCTGCGCGGCTGGCAGCGGAACCCGTATTTCTACGTCGAGCAGGCCATCGGTCCGCTGTACGCGCTGCTGCTGGTGCGTGATTCGTTCGATGCGGCGCGGGCCGACCAGATAATCATTCTGCTCGAACAGATTCCGCGCACCCTGGCCGATGCGCGGGTGAATCTGCAAGGCACGGCCGCGGCGCCGTTCACCCGGTATGCGGTGCGCATGCTCGGCCCCGTAGAGGACCGAATGACGGCTTGCGCCAAGGCATTGGCGGCCGCGTTTCCGGCCGAGCGGGTGCCACGGCTGTCCGCGGCGGCCGCGGCGGCGACCGAGGCGCTGGTCGCCTACCGCGACTGGCTGACCGAAACTCCGCCCGACGGCACCGAAGCGACGGCGGTGGGTGCCGCCGCCCTGGCAAGCCTGCTGTATACGGTTGCCCTGCTTCCGTATTCGATACCGCGCCTGCGGGATATGGCGGCGCAGGAGTGGCACCGCGTGGTGGCCACCGAAACCATTCTGCGGCACCGCCATCGAGATCTGCCGGACGACCCGCTGTTCCCCGACGCGGCCGCGCAGGTCGCGGGCGAGTATCGCGACGAGCTGGCGGTGCGCGACCACTACACCGGGCACGATCTGCTGACGCAGCCGGAAACGTTGCGGCACTATCGATTCCAGGAGATGCCCGACTACCTCGCCCCACTCACCTGGCTGGGTGTCTGCCACGATCCCGCGTCGCAGGCCAGGATGGACGCGGACGCCGTTCGCTACATCAGCGATCCCGCGCCGGATCTGCCGTATTTCGAAGCGGCCAAGGCGCGCGACCCGCGCACCGCCATCGCGCACGAGGGCGTGCACGCCCAGCAGTTGGCGCTGTCCTGGCGGCATCCCGACCCGATCCGCCGCACTCCGTTCGACTCGGTGCCCAACGAGGGCATTGCCAACTACAACGAGGAATTGTTCCTGCTGTCAGGGCTTTTCGACGATCGGCCGCATTCGGCCCTGTTCCATGTGAACTCGATGCGCCTGCGCGCGCTGCGGGTGGAGATCGATATCGATCTCGCGGTCGGCGCGATCACCGTGGACGAGGCCGCCGATCGGCTGGCCCGGCGGGTGCCGCTGGATTCCGCGACGGCATGGCAGGAGGCGGTGTTCTTCGCGAGCAATCCCGGGCAGGGGCTCAGCTACCAGGCGGGGCGGTGGCAGATTCTCGAATTGCTATCGGATTGCTCGCGGCGGCCAGAATTTGACATACATGCGTTTCATGATCGGCTGTGGCGTGAGGGTAACGTGCCGATCGCGCTGCAGCGACTCGAGCTACTCGGGTCGCGCGACCATCTGAACGCGGCCGATCGCCTGGCCGCGAGCGGTACGGAGGCCTGA